A genomic region of Catalinimonas niigatensis contains the following coding sequences:
- a CDS encoding S8 family serine peptidase: MSYAQHVRVFSWPEGITSTDYEPHTLIVKIKDTAASNARQAGQGSSDPLSEIQSLISLQYIRPAVPQHIFKQQNNPQARQGTSQVHLENIYKIRLEDGQDLKEAIQRLLLLESVEYAEPYYLLKPLQTSATEYVPNDPAAAKSGGSQDYLALIHAYEAWAIEKGDTAVLIGILDTGIEFGHQDLADNLWQNTADPINGIDDDNDGYVDNFQGWDFADDDNDPSADQSIHGVQVSGVAVGTPDNKVGIAGTGFHSSYLPLKIFKTSDGSFYQGYEAIAYAADMGCKVINLSWGGANAYSNFGQDIINYAVLEKDAVVVAAAGNSGKFEDFYPASFNHVLSVAQTDAADKRRSVTTTSYFVDLTALGSSVYTTKNGDGFGVATGSSMATPQVAGTAALLRAYYPELNALQVMEKIRLSTDNIYNIGTNNQYLEQMGKGRLNMGKALTNRLIPALRMADFSYQNHVGSYAFYGDTLSLQANFTNYLSPTTAAAKVTLTSPSAYVTMLDSVFTIGALDTLQSVQTGLQDFRLYLHEDLPANEQLYFRLAFEDQGYTDYQYFFIVSSSDIVPLDNGKIRIAIGSNGDIGRNSSVNGFVFQGDTLAKHLGLVIAASQDSVSDNVISDLSDLTFSQNFEKLENARFGKSAHADVLLNSVFDDGSAEHPMNLRIEQQWLTNTSGVGQNYLISEYRMINQGNDSLFSLRSGMFADWDLGDALQNKANWDASYLLGYVHNDDIYSGITLLSGQTPTYYAIDKLDANTNTADLGSILSDSLRYAWLSQSIGKPAAGINGSGNDVAHLLGAELDTLAPKQHTKVAFALLSAGSLEELQQLVLAARGQYAQFIGNPPLSLRIYACIDSTVTIVPKDSGLYRFYKDALGKELLAEGNTFTTGALSGDTAVYLANIDKGYESQIAEVRIQIQQPEAAFRVRSVNLGTFARDTLFLNSESVPTVRWEDLSKDAVAWQWDFGNGFKSNKRHPSVQYQEEGGYTVSLRVSSEAGCESIFTRTLQVVRRAPKPLLEDQLICSGEAATIAASNTDQIKVYSDAALKNLSFSGDVFTTASLTKDTTFYVVNAASAYASAAVPLKLSVVQAKVAIVHRLDLSTASKHLLKFWSETSSIHNISALEWTVNGQIIGTGDTVIYDYGAHHNLQQSFNIELSYSVDNVISCQQSVSRIVVLKESPKPQLADQRVCRGESVTLVPENGEVFYFYADASLGEPIHKGKSLVVDEMNSDQHYYITNADSLWESEAIPVQVILNQFADFIISPDTVFLSQSNEVIFEAYALDPEVAGISWSWDLGDGKVVTRGARVSQQYDSMGIYQIRMIARSSDGCTNTVTKNLTVINVTSAGRDPEDINLNIYPNPSSGRFKLSNILWYQKEIMLHLYDRQGKTLFHKKLIYNHFPLEVDLHELSNQQLPDGLYFMELHSADKHFYRKLMLRQGE; this comes from the coding sequence GTGAGTTACGCACAGCATGTTCGTGTGTTTTCCTGGCCTGAGGGAATTACTTCTACTGATTATGAGCCTCACACCTTGATCGTAAAGATCAAAGACACTGCTGCATCCAATGCCCGGCAAGCTGGACAAGGCTCTTCTGATCCACTGAGCGAAATACAATCGCTTATTTCTCTACAGTATATTCGTCCTGCTGTGCCACAGCATATATTTAAACAGCAAAACAACCCGCAGGCACGTCAAGGAACTTCTCAGGTTCATTTGGAAAATATTTACAAAATCCGCCTGGAAGATGGGCAGGATCTGAAGGAAGCTATTCAACGGCTGCTATTACTGGAAAGTGTTGAATATGCAGAGCCTTATTATCTTCTAAAACCCTTACAAACCAGTGCAACCGAATATGTACCCAATGATCCGGCAGCCGCAAAATCAGGAGGTTCTCAGGATTACCTGGCGCTGATTCACGCCTACGAAGCCTGGGCGATAGAGAAAGGGGATACTGCAGTATTGATTGGTATTCTGGATACGGGTATTGAATTTGGTCATCAGGATCTGGCTGATAACCTCTGGCAAAATACTGCTGACCCTATTAACGGGATAGATGATGATAATGATGGATATGTGGATAACTTCCAGGGTTGGGACTTTGCCGATGATGACAACGATCCCAGTGCCGACCAGAGCATACACGGGGTGCAGGTAAGTGGGGTGGCAGTAGGTACTCCTGATAATAAAGTGGGGATTGCCGGAACAGGTTTTCATTCCTCTTATTTGCCGCTCAAAATTTTCAAAACTTCCGATGGAAGTTTTTATCAGGGCTATGAAGCGATAGCTTATGCAGCGGATATGGGCTGCAAAGTAATCAATCTCTCCTGGGGAGGGGCCAATGCCTATTCTAATTTTGGGCAGGATATCATCAACTATGCAGTACTGGAGAAGGATGCCGTAGTGGTTGCTGCTGCCGGAAACAGCGGAAAGTTTGAAGATTTTTATCCGGCTTCCTTCAACCATGTACTTTCAGTAGCGCAGACCGATGCTGCTGATAAGCGTCGCTCGGTTACGACTACCAGCTATTTTGTAGACCTTACAGCACTGGGAAGCAGTGTCTATACCACCAAAAATGGCGATGGCTTTGGTGTTGCAACAGGTTCTTCTATGGCTACACCACAGGTAGCGGGTACAGCAGCTTTGCTGAGAGCCTATTACCCTGAATTGAACGCGCTACAGGTCATGGAAAAAATCCGCCTGAGTACGGATAATATTTACAACATAGGAACCAATAATCAATACCTGGAGCAAATGGGGAAAGGGCGATTAAACATGGGCAAGGCCCTAACTAATCGCCTAATACCAGCCCTTAGAATGGCAGATTTTTCTTACCAAAACCATGTAGGTAGCTATGCTTTCTATGGAGATACACTGAGCTTGCAGGCAAATTTTACCAATTACCTAAGCCCCACTACGGCCGCTGCCAAAGTTACGCTTACTTCCCCCTCAGCTTATGTCACGATGTTGGATTCTGTGTTTACGATCGGTGCTTTAGATACTTTACAATCTGTGCAGACAGGTTTACAGGACTTTAGGCTTTATCTGCATGAAGATTTGCCTGCCAATGAACAACTTTATTTCCGCCTCGCCTTTGAAGACCAGGGGTATACTGATTATCAGTATTTTTTCATTGTTTCATCCTCGGATATTGTGCCATTGGACAATGGTAAAATTCGGATAGCCATAGGCAGTAATGGCGACATTGGCAGAAATTCTTCAGTTAATGGCTTCGTCTTTCAAGGTGATACGTTAGCAAAGCACCTTGGCTTAGTAATCGCTGCTTCTCAGGATAGTGTATCAGATAATGTAATCAGTGATCTCTCAGACCTTACTTTTAGCCAGAATTTTGAAAAACTGGAAAATGCACGTTTTGGCAAGTCAGCACATGCCGATGTACTGCTCAATTCAGTATTTGACGATGGTAGTGCTGAGCATCCAATGAACCTCAGGATAGAACAGCAGTGGCTGACCAATACTTCAGGTGTAGGGCAGAATTATCTTATCTCAGAGTACAGGATGATCAACCAGGGTAATGATTCACTTTTCAGTCTGCGCAGCGGTATGTTTGCCGATTGGGACCTTGGCGATGCTTTGCAGAATAAAGCGAATTGGGATGCTTCTTATCTTCTGGGCTATGTGCATAATGATGACATTTATAGCGGCATCACTCTTCTAAGTGGACAAACACCAACTTATTATGCTATAGACAAACTGGATGCTAACACTAATACCGCTGATCTGGGGTCCATACTCTCCGATTCACTGCGCTATGCCTGGTTATCGCAAAGCATTGGTAAACCGGCAGCAGGAATAAATGGAAGTGGTAATGATGTAGCTCATTTGCTGGGTGCTGAACTGGATACACTGGCTCCTAAGCAACATACCAAAGTCGCTTTTGCCTTACTTTCGGCAGGCAGCCTTGAAGAACTTCAGCAACTGGTACTTGCAGCGCGTGGGCAATATGCTCAATTTATTGGAAATCCTCCCCTAAGCCTGCGTATATATGCCTGCATAGATAGTACAGTTACTATCGTTCCAAAAGATAGTGGGCTTTATCGTTTTTATAAAGATGCATTGGGTAAAGAGCTATTGGCTGAGGGTAATACTTTTACTACTGGAGCACTTTCCGGAGATACTGCTGTTTATCTGGCCAATATTGATAAAGGTTATGAAAGCCAAATTGCAGAAGTTCGTATTCAAATCCAACAACCGGAGGCAGCTTTCCGGGTAAGGTCGGTCAATCTAGGTACTTTTGCCAGAGATACCCTTTTTCTGAATAGTGAGAGTGTCCCTACCGTGAGATGGGAAGATCTCAGTAAAGATGCGGTAGCCTGGCAGTGGGATTTTGGCAATGGCTTTAAGAGTAACAAGCGGCATCCTTCAGTGCAGTATCAAGAAGAAGGAGGATACACCGTTAGCTTGCGTGTAAGCAGTGAGGCAGGCTGTGAAAGCATTTTCACCCGCACACTTCAAGTTGTACGAAGAGCTCCCAAACCTTTGCTGGAAGATCAGCTAATCTGCTCCGGAGAGGCTGCTACTATTGCAGCAAGCAATACTGATCAGATCAAAGTATATAGTGATGCTGCCCTGAAAAATCTATCATTCAGTGGAGATGTTTTCACTACGGCCTCTCTCACAAAGGATACCACCTTCTACGTAGTTAATGCTGCTTCGGCTTATGCAAGTGCAGCGGTACCCCTTAAACTCAGTGTAGTACAAGCCAAAGTAGCTATAGTACATCGCTTAGATTTATCTACTGCAAGTAAACATTTACTTAAGTTCTGGTCTGAGACTTCTTCTATCCATAACATCAGCGCATTGGAATGGACAGTCAATGGTCAAATCATTGGCACTGGAGATACGGTGATCTATGATTATGGAGCGCATCATAATTTACAGCAGAGTTTTAACATTGAGCTTAGTTATAGCGTGGATAATGTAATCTCCTGTCAGCAATCAGTAAGCAGAATTGTTGTACTTAAGGAAAGTCCTAAACCCCAGCTTGCTGACCAGCGAGTATGCCGGGGAGAATCCGTGACCTTAGTTCCTGAAAATGGAGAAGTCTTTTATTTTTATGCGGATGCTTCGCTGGGAGAACCTATACATAAAGGAAAAAGCCTGGTGGTAGATGAAATGAACAGTGACCAACATTATTACATCACCAATGCAGATAGTCTGTGGGAAAGCGAAGCAATCCCTGTACAGGTAATTCTCAACCAATTTGCCGACTTTATTATATCGCCTGATACGGTTTTTCTTTCGCAGAGCAATGAGGTAATATTTGAAGCTTATGCGCTTGACCCGGAGGTTGCGGGTATCAGTTGGAGTTGGGATCTGGGTGATGGAAAAGTAGTGACAAGAGGGGCAAGGGTGAGTCAGCAGTATGATTCTATGGGAATCTACCAGATCAGGATGATTGCCCGCAGTAGTGATGGCTGCACCAATACAGTTACTAAAAATCTGACTGTCATCAATGTGACTTCAGCAGGTCGAGATCCTGAGGACATCAACCTGAATATCTATCCAAATCCCAGTAGTGGAAGGTTTAAACTATCCAATATACTGTGGTATCAAAAAGAAATAATGCTTCACCTCTACGATAGACAAGGCAAAACATTATTTCATAAAAAACTGATATATAACCATTTTCCCTTAGAGGTAGATCTACATGAGCTTAGCAATCAGCAACTTCCCGACGGTCTGTACTTTATGGAACTGCATAGTGCTGACAAGCACTTTTATCGGAAGCTCATGTTACGACAAGGCGAGTAG
- a CDS encoding DUF4494 domain-containing protein, producing MKTWFVCKVKYQKQDEKGKVKNVAEQYLVDAVSFTEAESRIYEKMGELIQGDFYVSNISKSNFTDVFHYEDAETWHKCKMTYVLEVEGSGKEKKVTNYVLLTAPDVKAAYDRVYESLKTMLVDFRVPEISESPILEVFPYESNAEEKWQEAPDQLEPISTEEDDRLA from the coding sequence ATGAAAACTTGGTTTGTTTGTAAGGTAAAATATCAGAAACAGGACGAAAAAGGAAAGGTCAAAAATGTAGCGGAGCAGTACCTGGTAGATGCAGTATCTTTTACTGAGGCTGAAAGCCGCATCTATGAGAAGATGGGCGAACTGATACAGGGAGACTTCTACGTATCCAATATCAGCAAAAGTAATTTTACCGATGTATTTCATTATGAAGATGCAGAGACCTGGCACAAGTGCAAGATGACCTATGTACTGGAAGTAGAAGGCAGCGGCAAGGAAAAGAAAGTCACCAATTATGTGCTGCTTACCGCTCCTGATGTAAAAGCCGCCTATGACAGAGTATACGAAAGCCTGAAAACCATGCTGGTAGACTTTAGGGTACCCGAGATCAGCGAAAGCCCAATCCTTGAAGTATTTCCTTATGAGAGTAATGCAGAGGAAAAATGGCAGGAAGCCCCTGATCAACTTGAGCCTATCTCTACTGAAGAGGATGACCGACTAGCATAA
- a CDS encoding transporter substrate-binding domain-containing protein yields the protein MRIFLLKAFFLVFHLLILSKTGFGQADTLTSPLERELIVAVHPQAPYIIEGENQTWDGISIQLWRQIAESLQLQYRLLSIPADSQYQALQRGVIDVALLSNISPEKDKSLDFSYFYHTAKLGVAMPQSNKLSSIIKAFFSKRFWQIALMLSALLLIVGAIIYFIERTSNEDNFGGERSIIRGIGAGFWWAGVTMTTIGYGDKAPVTFFGRAVALLWMLIAMAVTAVLTASLVSAMGGSYSKTLTIPEDLRDMKVAAVEDSPAVVYLQKEGVDFQSYKSLKEALKAVKKEELEVAVSSVPILKYTINNNDNLSMQIQAQQLDPQYYALGLREESTLLEPINRTVLQIIKTDQWQEQLERYVPEKSSEK from the coding sequence ATGCGTATTTTTTTACTAAAAGCATTTTTTCTGGTATTTCATCTTCTGATCCTCTCAAAGACAGGCTTTGGTCAGGCAGATACGCTTACTTCTCCTCTGGAGCGGGAACTAATCGTTGCGGTACATCCACAGGCTCCTTATATTATTGAAGGTGAAAATCAAACCTGGGATGGTATCAGCATACAGTTGTGGCGGCAGATTGCAGAAAGTCTACAGCTACAGTATCGTTTGTTAAGTATTCCTGCTGACTCACAGTATCAGGCTTTGCAAAGAGGAGTTATAGATGTGGCTTTGCTTTCCAACATTAGTCCGGAAAAGGACAAAAGTCTTGATTTTAGCTATTTTTATCATACTGCCAAGCTGGGAGTCGCCATGCCCCAAAGTAACAAGCTGTCTTCTATTATTAAGGCATTTTTTAGCAAACGATTCTGGCAGATTGCGTTGATGCTTTCGGCATTATTGCTCATTGTTGGGGCTATTATCTACTTCATAGAACGTACCAGTAATGAGGATAACTTTGGAGGAGAAAGATCTATCATCAGGGGAATAGGTGCCGGATTCTGGTGGGCAGGGGTTACGATGACCACCATTGGCTACGGAGACAAGGCGCCGGTTACTTTCTTTGGTCGTGCCGTCGCTTTACTCTGGATGCTGATTGCTATGGCAGTGACCGCTGTGCTCACGGCTAGCCTGGTTTCTGCCATGGGAGGTTCGTACAGCAAAACACTCACTATCCCTGAAGATCTGCGTGATATGAAAGTGGCAGCAGTAGAAGATTCACCCGCTGTAGTTTACCTACAGAAAGAAGGCGTGGATTTTCAGTCTTATAAAAGTTTGAAAGAAGCTCTGAAAGCGGTGAAAAAGGAAGAGTTGGAAGTGGCAGTAAGCAGTGTGCCTATTTTAAAATATACCATCAATAACAACGATAACCTATCAATGCAAATACAAGCCCAACAGCTAGACCCACAATATTATGCACTGGGCCTGAGAGAAGAAAGTACTCTGCTTGAACCCATTAACCGGACAGTGTTACAAATCATCAAGACAGATCAGTGGCAGGAGCAGTTAGAACGTTATGTGCCTGAAAAATCCAGTGAAAAGTAA
- a CDS encoding PAS domain-containing sensor histidine kinase, translating to MESNTSPALSASQWYDQLYMQAPVAIGIYIGQEHVIELANPSMCEIWGRSHEQVINKSLFKALPEVAEQGFEEILAKVLHTGEPFTGDELPATLERNGKINLCYFNILYKPLRDTEENIIGIIQVATEVTELVKARQLAERNEEILKISLEAGKMGTWYVDFVQGTTTRSSGYEAIFGYDELHTSWDIDTFWELILEEEREAAKANYKEAKQSGILNYEARIQWPDQSIHWIHVKGKASFNLKGQAVSMSGVIMDISEQKEAAEKERIKAMEQATLLEEQRQSKALKALFMNAPALIATLLGPNYTFDLVNPPYQQLFQDRQLEGKPILEALPELKEQPIIDILDNVFQSGETYVGKELPILLDPGNKGKLVSHYFTFVYQAMRNTEGTIYGILVFAFEVSEQIHARKQAERSEESLRIALEAGEMGTWDMDLASGTFSHSLQHDYIFGYKKQLPDWSFERLIEHTLPKDRKQVSSQFEEAKISGQLALEVQINTAQDEKRWIVLKGKTFYKEGQAVRMTGVVMDITEAKQKNVELERINTDLDNFVYTASHDLRAPITNLEGLMIALRDTILSKTDKRENLLLGMMDTSIKKLNKAITDLVEFTRIQHEDANTPREMVSFSELFDEIKPDIQHMDKINPEIKLDLQVPLIMYKRANLRSILYNLLSNAVKYYDVNKSPVIEINTYLEDGVVMLSVKDNGLGLSQEQQQKLFQMFKRLHTHVEGSGIGLYTIKRIIESNGGTLEVKSALGKGSEFIVHFLK from the coding sequence TTGGAATCTAATACTTCACCTGCATTGAGCGCCTCTCAGTGGTATGATCAGTTGTACATGCAGGCTCCGGTTGCAATTGGTATTTATATAGGACAGGAACATGTCATTGAACTGGCCAATCCTTCTATGTGTGAAATATGGGGGCGCAGCCATGAGCAGGTAATCAATAAATCTCTTTTTAAAGCTTTGCCTGAAGTAGCTGAACAAGGCTTTGAAGAAATTTTAGCTAAAGTGCTGCATACCGGCGAGCCTTTCACCGGAGATGAACTCCCTGCTACCCTGGAGCGAAATGGAAAGATCAATCTTTGCTATTTTAATATTCTTTACAAGCCTCTGCGCGATACTGAAGAAAATATCATCGGAATCATACAGGTAGCTACTGAAGTGACAGAATTGGTCAAAGCCCGGCAACTGGCAGAAAGAAACGAAGAGATACTGAAAATTTCTTTGGAAGCCGGAAAAATGGGCACCTGGTATGTAGATTTTGTGCAAGGTACTACTACCCGCTCTTCGGGCTACGAAGCCATTTTCGGCTACGATGAACTCCACACCAGTTGGGACATAGATACTTTCTGGGAGCTTATCCTCGAGGAGGAAAGAGAAGCAGCCAAAGCAAACTATAAGGAAGCCAAACAAAGCGGTATTTTGAATTATGAGGCAAGAATTCAATGGCCTGACCAAAGCATCCACTGGATTCATGTCAAAGGGAAAGCCTCATTTAATTTGAAAGGGCAGGCAGTAAGCATGTCAGGGGTAATCATGGACATCAGTGAGCAGAAAGAAGCTGCTGAGAAAGAAAGGATTAAAGCTATGGAACAGGCGACCCTGCTGGAAGAACAAAGGCAAAGTAAAGCTCTGAAAGCATTATTTATGAATGCTCCTGCTCTTATCGCTACGCTTCTGGGCCCAAATTATACCTTTGACCTGGTAAACCCTCCCTACCAGCAGCTTTTTCAAGACAGACAATTAGAAGGAAAGCCAATTCTGGAAGCACTCCCTGAATTGAAAGAGCAACCTATTATTGATATACTAGACAATGTTTTTCAAAGTGGAGAAACTTATGTAGGCAAAGAGTTACCCATTCTATTAGACCCAGGCAATAAGGGCAAACTTGTAAGCCATTATTTTACTTTTGTGTACCAGGCGATGCGTAATACTGAAGGAACTATCTACGGAATACTGGTATTCGCCTTTGAAGTCAGCGAACAGATACATGCCAGAAAACAGGCAGAAAGAAGTGAAGAAAGCCTACGTATTGCGCTGGAAGCCGGTGAGATGGGAACCTGGGATATGGATCTGGCCAGTGGCACCTTTTCCCATTCATTACAACATGATTATATATTCGGTTATAAAAAGCAACTCCCGGACTGGAGTTTTGAACGCTTAATAGAGCATACATTACCGAAAGACAGAAAGCAAGTATCTTCACAGTTTGAAGAGGCAAAAATATCCGGACAGCTTGCGCTGGAAGTACAGATCAATACCGCACAGGATGAGAAGCGCTGGATTGTCCTTAAAGGAAAAACTTTTTACAAAGAAGGGCAGGCAGTACGGATGACCGGGGTGGTAATGGACATCACCGAAGCAAAGCAAAAAAATGTAGAACTGGAAAGAATCAATACGGATCTGGACAACTTCGTGTATACTGCCTCCCATGATCTGAGAGCACCCATCACTAACCTGGAAGGCCTCATGATTGCTCTCCGGGACACTATTCTAAGCAAAACGGATAAGCGTGAAAACCTACTGCTCGGAATGATGGATACTTCTATCAAAAAACTGAATAAGGCCATCACAGATCTGGTAGAATTTACCAGAATACAACATGAAGATGCAAACACTCCCAGGGAGATGGTCAGTTTTAGTGAGCTCTTTGATGAGATAAAACCTGATATCCAGCACATGGATAAAATTAATCCGGAGATAAAACTTGACCTCCAGGTTCCTTTAATTATGTACAAAAGGGCGAATCTCAGGAGCATATTGTACAACTTACTATCTAATGCAGTTAAGTATTATGATGTCAACAAATCCCCTGTTATAGAAATTAATACGTATCTTGAAGATGGTGTAGTGATGTTATCTGTCAAAGATAATGGCTTAGGTCTGAGCCAGGAGCAGCAGCAGAAGCTCTTCCAGATGTTCAAGAGGCTCCATACCCACGTAGAAGGCAGTGGTATCGGTCTGTACACCATCAAACGCATTATAGAAAGTAATGGAGGTACGCTGGAAGTAAAAAGTGCACTGGGTAAGGGCAGTGAATTTATTGTACATTTTTTAAAATAG
- a CDS encoding DUF4097 family beta strand repeat-containing protein: MKKIAFIALFMLCGLYAYTQKMRVEEEETIKRSLSFEQQTDRLLILKNISGSVEIEGYDGNTVELEAIQVLKGKDQEALEHAKEEVRLVTRVEGDIILIYPEDPDVKAELRGRRFHYHVNHHDPDYHSHYDFKLRVPRNISLQASTVNDGNVTVRNVEGKDIQLHNVNGDVTAEQISGLTEANTVNGEIEVSYTQKPTVDAEFHTINGDINVICPANLNADVRFKSMNGDLYTNYEDVQTKPGIEQASSEQGNKKMYRLDKSTVLQINNGGPVLDFNVLNGNVYVKKY; encoded by the coding sequence ATGAAAAAAATAGCATTTATTGCCCTCTTCATGCTGTGTGGGCTGTACGCCTACACTCAGAAAATGCGGGTAGAGGAAGAGGAAACCATCAAAAGATCGCTCAGTTTTGAGCAGCAGACTGACCGCCTGCTCATCCTCAAAAACATCAGTGGAAGTGTGGAAATTGAAGGTTATGATGGTAATACGGTAGAACTGGAAGCAATACAAGTACTCAAAGGGAAAGATCAGGAAGCTTTGGAGCACGCCAAAGAAGAAGTGCGGCTGGTCACCAGAGTAGAAGGAGACATTATACTGATTTATCCTGAAGATCCGGATGTCAAAGCGGAGCTGAGAGGCCGCAGGTTTCATTATCATGTCAACCACCACGATCCTGATTATCACTCCCATTATGACTTCAAGCTGCGTGTGCCCCGCAATATCAGTCTGCAAGCCTCTACCGTCAATGATGGTAATGTGACTGTGAGAAATGTAGAAGGGAAGGACATTCAGTTGCACAATGTGAACGGAGATGTCACTGCTGAACAGATTAGCGGACTTACTGAGGCCAATACCGTCAATGGCGAGATAGAAGTGAGCTATACACAAAAGCCTACAGTTGATGCTGAGTTTCATACCATCAACGGAGATATTAATGTAATCTGCCCAGCTAACCTGAACGCCGATGTACGCTTCAAAAGCATGAACGGAGACTTGTATACCAACTATGAAGATGTACAGACCAAGCCGGGTATAGAACAGGCAAGCTCCGAACAAGGCAATAAAAAAATGTATCGTCTGGATAAGTCTACGGTCTTACAAATCAATAATGGCGGGCCAGTCCTTGATTTCAATGTGTTAAACGGAAATGTATATGTTAAAAAGTACTGA
- a CDS encoding response regulator: MQGIECILLVDDDPITNYINQLLLERMGFTEEKIAVTTDGNEAVEIISTKNEKLKKNQTFLLFFLDINMPVMDGFEVLDTLKERGISLNQIFVYLLSSSKSAKDLKKANHYTIRGFIDKPLKEESIRAIVKELGNSGHKR; the protein is encoded by the coding sequence ATGCAAGGGATAGAATGTATTTTATTAGTGGATGATGATCCCATTACCAATTATATCAACCAGCTCTTACTGGAAAGAATGGGTTTTACGGAAGAAAAAATAGCAGTGACTACCGATGGAAATGAGGCCGTGGAAATCATCAGTACCAAGAACGAAAAGCTGAAAAAAAATCAAACTTTTTTGCTTTTCTTCCTGGATATCAATATGCCAGTAATGGATGGTTTCGAGGTTTTGGATACTTTAAAAGAAAGAGGCATTTCCCTGAACCAGATTTTTGTGTATTTACTAAGCAGCTCCAAAAGTGCCAAAGATCTCAAAAAAGCTAATCATTATACTATCCGTGGTTTTATAGATAAACCTCTGAAAGAAGAAAGCATCAGAGCAATTGTAAAAGAGCTAGGCAATTCTGGTCATAAAAGATAA
- a CDS encoding DUF4097 family beta strand repeat-containing protein, with translation MRLIKVILIALLTYLLAIGLANAQEQIAIPLSRPGEAGQLEVQMVRGSINIKGYNGQEVVVRINERGRKVEKESSRDGMRKISGPSYGLEASEKDNRVRIDTSSPNQLADLEIMVPPNFSVNAQTVNDGSIHVTGLKGEMEISNVNGNITLEGIGGSAVASTVNGDVKVDFVEVTPDTPMAFSSLNGDIDVSFPASIKMTAQMKTLNGEIYTDFDMNVNVAGNVDKRKENGVYKVSVDKSINGNINGGGPKVIFKNHNGNIYIRKK, from the coding sequence ATGAGACTGATCAAAGTTATATTGATTGCTTTGCTGACTTATCTATTGGCCATAGGACTGGCAAATGCGCAGGAGCAGATCGCTATTCCTCTCAGTCGCCCCGGTGAAGCAGGACAACTGGAAGTACAAATGGTGAGAGGTTCCATCAATATTAAAGGCTACAACGGACAGGAGGTAGTGGTTCGCATCAACGAAAGAGGCAGAAAGGTGGAGAAGGAAAGTAGCCGCGATGGTATGCGCAAGATTTCCGGTCCCAGTTATGGGTTGGAGGCCAGCGAAAAAGACAATCGGGTGCGAATTGATACCAGTTCTCCCAATCAGCTCGCTGACCTGGAAATTATGGTTCCTCCTAATTTTTCTGTCAACGCCCAAACCGTCAATGATGGAAGCATTCATGTCACTGGCTTAAAGGGAGAAATGGAAATCAGCAATGTCAATGGCAATATCACGCTGGAAGGCATTGGTGGCTCGGCAGTGGCCAGTACGGTGAATGGTGATGTGAAAGTAGATTTTGTGGAAGTCACACCTGACACTCCTATGGCTTTCAGTAGCCTCAACGGGGACATTGACGTCAGCTTTCCGGCCAGCATCAAAATGACTGCTCAGATGAAAACATTGAATGGTGAAATCTATACCGACTTTGATATGAATGTCAATGTAGCGGGTAATGTAGACAAGCGAAAGGAAAACGGGGTATACAAAGTCAGCGTGGACAAAAGTATCAATGGCAACATCAATGGTGGCGGACCAAAGGTGATCTTCAAAAACCACAATGGCAACATCTATATTCGTAAAAAGTAA
- a CDS encoding RNA polymerase sigma factor, producing MNQQEDDIQIEKTLQGDTMAFALLIEKYQKMAFTLAFNILLNREDAEEAAQDAFLKAFSALRTFKREAKFSTWLYRIVVNTSLNKGKRKKISTITLEGVNMQAHISFPDEALSACHLQDQKRMIQESMLSLKEDERLVITLYYLNELNTSEVAKVSGLSQSNVKVLLHRSRQKLATKLTEILKEETKSLL from the coding sequence ATGAACCAGCAGGAAGATGACATTCAGATAGAAAAAACGCTTCAGGGCGATACTATGGCCTTTGCCCTACTGATTGAAAAATATCAGAAAATGGCGTTTACCCTGGCTTTTAATATTCTTCTGAACCGGGAAGATGCTGAAGAAGCTGCGCAGGATGCCTTTTTGAAAGCTTTTTCTGCATTACGTACTTTCAAAAGAGAAGCTAAGTTTTCTACCTGGCTGTACCGGATCGTAGTGAATACTTCATTGAATAAAGGCAAAAGAAAAAAAATTTCTACGATTACGCTGGAAGGTGTAAATATGCAAGCACATATTTCTTTTCCGGATGAAGCTTTATCAGCCTGTCACCTACAGGACCAGAAAAGAATGATACAGGAATCTATGCTGAGTTTGAAAGAAGATGAGAGATTGGTCATCACGTTATATTATCTGAATGAATTGAATACTTCAGAAGTAGCGAAAGTCAGTGGTTTGAGTCAGTCAAATGTTAAGGTCTTGCTCCATAGAAGCAGGCAGAAATTAGCCACTAAGTTGACAGAGATATTAAAAGAAGAAACAAAGAGTTTGTTATGA